The genomic region GATACAATCGCTGACTTCGAGAATCCTGAGCAATTAGAAGTGATGCACATTGATGAGCCAACAATGAATATGTTGTTCACGATCAATAACTCTCCTTTCTTCGGTAAAGAGGGTAAATTCGTTACTTCACGTCACATTTACGACCGTCTTCAAAAAGAATTAGAGAAAAACCTTGCATTACGCGTTGTCCCTACGGACTCTCCTGATGCATGGTTAGTATATGGCCGTGGTATTCTTCACTTGTCTGTATTGATCGAGACGATGCGTCGCGAAGGATATGAGTTACAAGTAGGTCAGCCACAGGTAATCGTTAAAGAAATCAATGGGGTTAAATGTGAGCCTATTGAGGAGTTAGTAGTTGATGTGCCTGCAGAGGTTTCTGGAAAGGTTATCGAACTAGTAACGCAACGTAAAGGTGAGTTGTTGATTATGGAGTCTAAAGGCGAAATGCAACACTTAGAGTTCTCAATCCCTTCTCGTGGTATCATCGGATTGCGTAACAACGTATTGACGGCTACTGCTGGTGAGGCTGTAATGGCGCACCGTTTGAAAGGATACGAGCCTTGGAAAGGAACAATTCCTGGACGTTTAGCTGGGGTATTGATCTCATTAGATACAGGTAGCACGACAGCTTACTCGATCGACAAGTTACAAGATCGTGGTCGTTTCTTTGTTGATCCAGGTGTAGATATCTACGAAGGACAAATCTTAGGTGAGCATATCCGTGATAATGATTTAACAATCAACGTAACGAAAGGTAAGCAGTTAACCAACATGCGTGCTTCAGGTTCGGATGATAATACACGTATCGCTCCTGCTATCAAATTCTCTTTAGAGGAGAGCATGGAATACATACAGGCTGATGAGTACATTGAGGTAACTCCTCAGAGCATGCGTCTTCGTAAGATTTATCTTACTGAAAACGAGCGTAAAGTAAATGCAAAGAAATTCCAATAAGACTGGAATCAAAATAGAGATAAGACAAGCTGCCCAATTTGGGCAGCTTTTTTGTTTTTAGCTAAAAAAGCCTGACATTTAATCTATGGAAGAATTCGAGGATGACGACTTAACCTGGCATAAGGTGCCTGCGAAGATCGATGAGACTAGGAATTATGTGAAAGCTCTGCATGTAGCGGGCAAGAAGCTCTGCCTAATCAGCGAGGGCGGTATCTTGTCGGTAACTTCGAGTCGATGCCCTCATGCTGGCGCCGATTTAACCCATGGATGGTGTGAGGAGGGAAAGCTGATCTGCCCATTCCACAGACATCGCTTCGATATTGAAACAGGGAAGGGTGATGAAAAACAGCATAATTACATACGCGTCTATCCGTTGAAAAAAGAAAATGGCGAGTTCTACGTCGGTATTAAACGCAGTTTATTGGATAAGATCTTTGGTTAGATCAATTTCTTCATCCATTTCAACAGCTTAAATGTCTTTTCTGTATAGGGAAACCAAAACATTTTGGACATCGGGATCAGCATGACATCGGCAATAGCGCGTTCATGGGAGAACGATTTAAATCCATACCAACCTGTCGACTGCCCAATCCCTGAGTTATTGACCCCTCCAAAGGGCAAATTAGGATGCAATATTTGTATCATAGCGTCATTCACGCAAGTTGACCCAGCACTGGTATGTCGGATAACATGGTTACTGAATTTGCTGTCTTGACTGAATATGTAGAGTGCCAAAGGCTTCTCCTTCTTATTGATAAAGCTGATCGCATCTGCTAGCTGATTGTAATAGACGATCGGTAGGATAGGTCCAAAGATCTCATCCGTCAGCAAGGGATTGTTCTCTGCAACATTGCTGAGCACCGTAGGCTCTATATAGCGATCTCTTTCATCTAAAGTTCCCCCTGCGACCACTTGTGCCCCCAAGGATCTTGCATCGGCTAGCGCATCGCTAAGTCGCTTGTACTGCTTGTCGTTTATAATGCGGGCAAAGTCGGGCGAATGCTGTGCATTCGATCCGAAAGCATGCTCCAATTCTTTTTTGAACAATTGTTCTATTTCAGATTTGAGAGGTCTAGGGGCGAGTAGATAGTCCGGTGCTATACAAGTCTGTCCTGCATTGACAAACTTGGCCCAGATGATGTTCTTAACGGCTTTCGCTAGTGACACATTCTTGTCGAATATCGCAGGGGATTTTCCGCCCAACTCGAGCGTAATGTCCGATAGGTTAGCACTCGCAGCTTTCATCACGATCTTACCTACCGCAGGAGAGCCTGTGAAGTGTATATGATCGAATCGCTTTGCTAAGAGATGCGTAGTTTCCTGCACCTCGCCTTCAATGACCGCCACATGCTCTTCTTTGAATACGCCCTCTAATATTTTCTTAATAACCTGATTGGTATTTTTTGAGAATTCGGATAACTTCAGCATCGTCACATTGCCAGCAGCTATGGATGCGATGAGATGCACCAGGGGCAACTGGAAAGGGTAATTCCAAGGGGTGATAATAAGGACCTGCCCTTTGGCCTCATAATG from Sphingobacterium sp. BN32 harbors:
- the typA gene encoding translational GTPase TypA, with protein sequence MQNIRNIAIIAHVDHGKTTLVDKILHFTNQFRDNENSGELILDNNDLERERGITIVSKNVSVKYKDTKINIIDTPGHADFGGEVERVLKMADGVVLLVDAFEGPMPQTRFVTGKALALGIKPIVVVNKVDKENCRPEEVYENVFDLFFNLGATEEQLDFPVLYGSSKQGWMSTDWKTPTTDFTDLLEAIITHIPAPEVSEGTLQMQVTSLDYSTFVGRIAIGRIVRGSIKENQPVSLMKRDGKVVKSRVKELQLFEGLGRVKVSEVKAGDIVAVVGIEGFEIGDTIADFENPEQLEVMHIDEPTMNMLFTINNSPFFGKEGKFVTSRHIYDRLQKELEKNLALRVVPTDSPDAWLVYGRGILHLSVLIETMRREGYELQVGQPQVIVKEINGVKCEPIEELVVDVPAEVSGKVIELVTQRKGELLIMESKGEMQHLEFSIPSRGIIGLRNNVLTATAGEAVMAHRLKGYEPWKGTIPGRLAGVLISLDTGSTTAYSIDKLQDRGRFFVDPGVDIYEGQILGEHIRDNDLTINVTKGKQLTNMRASGSDDNTRIAPAIKFSLEESMEYIQADEYIEVTPQSMRLRKIYLTENERKVNAKKFQ
- a CDS encoding Rieske (2Fe-2S) protein gives rise to the protein MEEFEDDDLTWHKVPAKIDETRNYVKALHVAGKKLCLISEGGILSVTSSRCPHAGADLTHGWCEEGKLICPFHRHRFDIETGKGDEKQHNYIRVYPLKKENGEFYVGIKRSLLDKIFG
- a CDS encoding aldehyde dehydrogenase family protein; the encoded protein is MAYTSISEIEKIYSAQEKHKDVAKHSTAQQRKKLLVRLLAAIRSNEDAIQKALYHDFHKSAMETAITEIFAVEFELKQFIKHIEKWVKGKSVSRSLLFPNVSASLHYEAKGQVLIITPWNYPFQLPLVHLIASIAAGNVTMLKLSEFSKNTNQVIKKILEGVFKEEHVAVIEGEVQETTHLLAKRFDHIHFTGSPAVGKIVMKAASANLSDITLELGGKSPAIFDKNVSLAKAVKNIIWAKFVNAGQTCIAPDYLLAPRPLKSEIEQLFKKELEHAFGSNAQHSPDFARIINDKQYKRLSDALADARSLGAQVVAGGTLDERDRYIEPTVLSNVAENNPLLTDEIFGPILPIVYYNQLADAISFINKKEKPLALYIFSQDSKFSNHVIRHTSAGSTCVNDAMIQILHPNLPFGGVNNSGIGQSTGWYGFKSFSHERAIADVMLIPMSKMFWFPYTEKTFKLLKWMKKLI